A single Perca flavescens isolate YP-PL-M2 chromosome 2, PFLA_1.0, whole genome shotgun sequence DNA region contains:
- the LOC114573530 gene encoding small integral membrane protein 26, whose product MNFKEVLKWNTRLSAVYAVGIWTMVGSYAFFRYTGRYKDTPVKEEVPEPEDPNKVVYLSDHSKTVIVYKKDFVPYSTRIYNFIKSFSSQPGSGDGDK is encoded by the exons ATGAATTTTAAAGAGGTGTTGAAGTGGAACACACGACTGTCTGCGGTGTACGCTGTCGGCATCTGGACCATGGTCGGTTCCTACGCCTTCTTCAGATACACAGGGCGCTATAAGGACACGCCGG TGAAAGAAGAGGTGCCAGAGCCGGAAGATCCAAACAAGGTCGTCTACCTGTCTGATCACTCCAAAACTGTCATCGTCTACAAGAAAGACTTTGTCCCGTACAGCACAAGGATCTACAATTTCATCAAATCCTTCAGCAGTCAACCTGGGAGTGGAGACGGTGACAAATAG
- the dtd1 gene encoding D-aminoacyl-tRNA deacylase 1, whose product MKAIIQRVTKATVTVGGEEISSIGRGLCVLLGISVEDTQKDADYLVRKILNLRLFEDENGRAWSKSVMDRDFEVLCVSQFTLQCILKANKPDFHSAMPAELAQPFYNSILENMRSTYKPELIKDGKFGAYMQVHIQNDGPVTIELMSPSGPTDPKQLSKQEKQQQRKEKTRSKGPSESSREKVASRSRQDPNASSGADGDVSSERET is encoded by the exons atgaaagCTATCATTCAGAGGGTCACCAAGGCGACTGTGACAG TGGGAGGAGAAGAGATCAGTTCAATAGGACGAGGACTGTGTGTACTGCTGGGAATATCAGTGGAGGATACCCAGAAGGATGCGGACTACCT agTACGCAAGATCCTGAACCTGCGGCTGTTTGAAGATGAGAACGGCCGGGCGTGGAGCAAAAGTGTCATGGACAGGGACTTTGAGGTGCTGTGTGTGAGCCAGTTCACGCTGCAGTGCATACTGAAAGCCAACAAGCCAGACTTCCACTCAGCCATGCCTGCAGAGTTGGCCCAGCCCTTCTACAATAGCATCCTGGAGAACATGAGGAGTACCTACAAGCCAGAGCTGATTAAGG ATGGGAAATTTGGTGCCTATATGCAGGTCCACATACAAAATGACGGGCCTGTTACCATTGAGCTGATGTCACCTAGTGGCCCCACAGACCCCAAACAG CTGTCCAAGCaggagaagcagcagcagaggaaagAGAAGACGCGCTCCAAGGGCCCCTCTGAGTCGAGCAGGGAAAAAGTCGCTTCACGTTCCCGACAGGACCCCAATGCCAGCAGTGGAGCTGACGGTGATGTGTCATCAGAGAGGGAGACCTAG